Proteins from a genomic interval of Denticeps clupeoides chromosome 20, fDenClu1.1, whole genome shotgun sequence:
- the ptpn2b gene encoding tyrosine-protein phosphatase non-receptor type 2 isoform X1 yields the protein MDQDFRDIDSEGRWQNLYLEIRNQSHECPYRVAKYPENRNRNRYRDVSPFDHSRVKLESTENDYINASLVVMEEARRSYILTQGPLRNTCGHFWLMIWEQKTKAVIMLNRVIEKGSEKCAQYWPTQDEHEMSFRDTRFIVTLLSEDVKSYYTTRLLELKNANTGETREIYHFHYTTWPDFGVPESPASFLNFLFKVRESGSLGPDHGPAVVHCSAGIGRSGTFSLVDTCLVLMDKSKGPSSVDIKKILLDMRKYRMGLIQTPDQLRFSYMAVIEGAKCIMGDSSVQKQWRELSKEDQQPGSEFTVPGQQPKGPSDRYNGSRNSRPEGESEQERKTGTETTSKDQDVDGVTGNARKRPRDERTSNSAPKTLQKQAKPRPNDSEKKRKSLGCICCT from the exons ATGGACCAGGATTTTAGGGACATAGACTCCGAGGGCCGGTGGCAAAATCTGTATTTG GAAATAAGAAACCAGTCCCACGAGTGTCCATACAGGGTGGCGAAGTACCCCGAGAATCGGAACCGCAACCGATACAGAGACGTCAGCCCGT TTGATCACAGTCGTGTTAAACTGGAAAGCACAGAAAATGACTACATCAACGCAAGCTtggtggtgatggaggaggCGCGCAGAAGTTACATTTTAACCCAG GGTCCACTGAGAAACACTTGTGGTCATTTTTGGCTAATGATCTGGGAGCAGAAGACCAAGGCTGTCATAATGCTCAACAGGGTGATTGAGAAAGGATCA GAGAAGTGTGCGCAGTACTGGCCAACGCAGGACGAGCACGAGATGTCGTTCAGGGACACGAGATTTATTGTGACGCTGCTGTCCGAAGATGTCAAGTCCTACTACACCACGAGGCTGCTGGAGCTGAAAAACGCTAAT ACAGGGGAGACGAGAGAAATCTACCACTTTCATTACACCACGTGGCCAGACTTTGGCGTCCCGGAATCGCCTGCCTCTTTCCTCAACTTCCTGTTCAAGGTGCGGGAGTCGGGCTCACTGGGGCCAGATCACGGGCCCGCAGTGGTGCATTGCAGCGCGGGCATTGGTCGGTCGGGAACCTTCTCCTTAGTGGACACCTGTTTGGTTCTG atgGATAAGAGTAAAGGTCCTTCATCAGTGGACATAAAGAAGATCCTGCTGGACATGAGGAAGTACCGCATGGGCCTGATCCAGACCCCCGATCAACTGCGTTTCTCCTACATGGCTGTGATTGAGGGAGCCAAGTGTATCATGGGGGATTCCTCAGTGCAG AAACAGTGGCGAGAACTTTCCAAAGAAGACCAGCAGCCGGGATCGGAGTTCACAGTGCCTGGCCAGCAACCTAAAGGACCCTCAGACAGGTATAACGGGAGCAGGAATTCTCGCCCAGAGGGTGAAAGTGAGCAGGAGAGGAAGACTGGGACAGAGACCACCAGCAAAGACCAGGACGTAGATGGAGTCACAGGGAA TGCTCGTAAGAGGCCCAGAGACGAGAGGACGTCCAATTCCGCGCCGAAGACTCTGCAGAAGCAGGCAAAGCCCAGGCCGAACGATTctgagaaaaagaggaaaag TTTGGGCTGCATTTGCTGTACGTGA
- the ptpn2b gene encoding tyrosine-protein phosphatase non-receptor type 2 isoform X2, producing MDQDFRDIDSEGRWQNLYLEIRNQSHECPYRVAKYPENRNRNRYRDVSPFDHSRVKLESTENDYINASLVVMEEARRSYILTQGPLRNTCGHFWLMIWEQKTKAVIMLNRVIEKGSEKCAQYWPTQDEHEMSFRDTRFIVTLLSEDVKSYYTTRLLELKNANTGETREIYHFHYTTWPDFGVPESPASFLNFLFKVRESGSLGPDHGPAVVHCSAGIGRSGTFSLVDTCLVLMDKSKGPSSVDIKKILLDMRKYRMGLIQTPDQLRFSYMAVIEGAKCIMGDSSVQKQWRELSKEDQQPGSEFTVPGQQPKGPSDRYNGSRNSRPEGESEQERKTGTETTSKDQDVDGVTGNARKRPRDERTSNSAPKTLQKQAKPRPNDSEKKRKRARAGDS from the exons ATGGACCAGGATTTTAGGGACATAGACTCCGAGGGCCGGTGGCAAAATCTGTATTTG GAAATAAGAAACCAGTCCCACGAGTGTCCATACAGGGTGGCGAAGTACCCCGAGAATCGGAACCGCAACCGATACAGAGACGTCAGCCCGT TTGATCACAGTCGTGTTAAACTGGAAAGCACAGAAAATGACTACATCAACGCAAGCTtggtggtgatggaggaggCGCGCAGAAGTTACATTTTAACCCAG GGTCCACTGAGAAACACTTGTGGTCATTTTTGGCTAATGATCTGGGAGCAGAAGACCAAGGCTGTCATAATGCTCAACAGGGTGATTGAGAAAGGATCA GAGAAGTGTGCGCAGTACTGGCCAACGCAGGACGAGCACGAGATGTCGTTCAGGGACACGAGATTTATTGTGACGCTGCTGTCCGAAGATGTCAAGTCCTACTACACCACGAGGCTGCTGGAGCTGAAAAACGCTAAT ACAGGGGAGACGAGAGAAATCTACCACTTTCATTACACCACGTGGCCAGACTTTGGCGTCCCGGAATCGCCTGCCTCTTTCCTCAACTTCCTGTTCAAGGTGCGGGAGTCGGGCTCACTGGGGCCAGATCACGGGCCCGCAGTGGTGCATTGCAGCGCGGGCATTGGTCGGTCGGGAACCTTCTCCTTAGTGGACACCTGTTTGGTTCTG atgGATAAGAGTAAAGGTCCTTCATCAGTGGACATAAAGAAGATCCTGCTGGACATGAGGAAGTACCGCATGGGCCTGATCCAGACCCCCGATCAACTGCGTTTCTCCTACATGGCTGTGATTGAGGGAGCCAAGTGTATCATGGGGGATTCCTCAGTGCAG AAACAGTGGCGAGAACTTTCCAAAGAAGACCAGCAGCCGGGATCGGAGTTCACAGTGCCTGGCCAGCAACCTAAAGGACCCTCAGACAGGTATAACGGGAGCAGGAATTCTCGCCCAGAGGGTGAAAGTGAGCAGGAGAGGAAGACTGGGACAGAGACCACCAGCAAAGACCAGGACGTAGATGGAGTCACAGGGAA TGCTCGTAAGAGGCCCAGAGACGAGAGGACGTCCAATTCCGCGCCGAAGACTCTGCAGAAGCAGGCAAAGCCCAGGCCGAACGATTctgagaaaaagaggaaaag
- the ptpn2b gene encoding tyrosine-protein phosphatase non-receptor type 2 isoform X3, translating into MEEARRSYILTQGPLRNTCGHFWLMIWEQKTKAVIMLNRVIEKGSEKCAQYWPTQDEHEMSFRDTRFIVTLLSEDVKSYYTTRLLELKNANTGETREIYHFHYTTWPDFGVPESPASFLNFLFKVRESGSLGPDHGPAVVHCSAGIGRSGTFSLVDTCLVLMDKSKGPSSVDIKKILLDMRKYRMGLIQTPDQLRFSYMAVIEGAKCIMGDSSVQKQWRELSKEDQQPGSEFTVPGQQPKGPSDRYNGSRNSRPEGESEQERKTGTETTSKDQDVDGVTGNARKRPRDERTSNSAPKTLQKQAKPRPNDSEKKRKSLGCICCT; encoded by the exons atggaggaggCGCGCAGAAGTTACATTTTAACCCAG GGTCCACTGAGAAACACTTGTGGTCATTTTTGGCTAATGATCTGGGAGCAGAAGACCAAGGCTGTCATAATGCTCAACAGGGTGATTGAGAAAGGATCA GAGAAGTGTGCGCAGTACTGGCCAACGCAGGACGAGCACGAGATGTCGTTCAGGGACACGAGATTTATTGTGACGCTGCTGTCCGAAGATGTCAAGTCCTACTACACCACGAGGCTGCTGGAGCTGAAAAACGCTAAT ACAGGGGAGACGAGAGAAATCTACCACTTTCATTACACCACGTGGCCAGACTTTGGCGTCCCGGAATCGCCTGCCTCTTTCCTCAACTTCCTGTTCAAGGTGCGGGAGTCGGGCTCACTGGGGCCAGATCACGGGCCCGCAGTGGTGCATTGCAGCGCGGGCATTGGTCGGTCGGGAACCTTCTCCTTAGTGGACACCTGTTTGGTTCTG atgGATAAGAGTAAAGGTCCTTCATCAGTGGACATAAAGAAGATCCTGCTGGACATGAGGAAGTACCGCATGGGCCTGATCCAGACCCCCGATCAACTGCGTTTCTCCTACATGGCTGTGATTGAGGGAGCCAAGTGTATCATGGGGGATTCCTCAGTGCAG AAACAGTGGCGAGAACTTTCCAAAGAAGACCAGCAGCCGGGATCGGAGTTCACAGTGCCTGGCCAGCAACCTAAAGGACCCTCAGACAGGTATAACGGGAGCAGGAATTCTCGCCCAGAGGGTGAAAGTGAGCAGGAGAGGAAGACTGGGACAGAGACCACCAGCAAAGACCAGGACGTAGATGGAGTCACAGGGAA TGCTCGTAAGAGGCCCAGAGACGAGAGGACGTCCAATTCCGCGCCGAAGACTCTGCAGAAGCAGGCAAAGCCCAGGCCGAACGATTctgagaaaaagaggaaaag TTTGGGCTGCATTTGCTGTACGTGA